A portion of the Collinsella aerofaciens genome contains these proteins:
- the ftsW gene encoding putative lipid II flippase FtsW gives MRRPDSDRASSRRSTPRSGRGGQSFSERYIAGVPARIMRPRLIFMACLFILVCFGLLMVYSASSVEALHENGSATFFLGRQAAFAVVGVLALIAIVRVLPDSWFGEDVLRIFLIGMMFLLLLVFLVGSGSRGATRWLNIAGIQFQPSEFLKPFAIAYLAIMLDRFFSPGGNINEFLRKMGIYLGISLFLIFIQPDFGTVLIILLTLMCMALFAGLDPRFIIGVLIFGILVIVIALVAEPYRMVRIQVALNPWADEYGDGYQATLAIMAFASGGLFGRGIGNSTMKYSYLPEAHNDYILAIIGEEVGFVGTVLFFLVFAMLIYSAFRIAEQATDRRGALMASGSAVILAVQFLINALGILNVFPMTGKPLPFISYGGSSIIVSLMLAGLILRVSYESARRDEYDRRRESFAVMDESTAGVPHVRGERSSRNGFTVLDGSATEPAARPRPRTAPQGRPQRPSPRNAGGGYNRIDLNSDPSARLRTDDQGPRVRRDYHDR, from the coding sequence ATGAGGAGGCCCGACTCGGACCGTGCTTCCTCGCGGCGTAGCACACCGCGTTCCGGACGCGGCGGGCAGTCGTTTAGCGAACGCTATATTGCCGGCGTTCCCGCCCGCATCATGCGCCCCCGTCTGATATTCATGGCCTGTCTGTTTATCTTGGTGTGTTTTGGCCTGCTGATGGTGTACTCGGCGTCTTCGGTCGAGGCGCTGCACGAGAATGGCTCGGCGACGTTTTTCCTGGGTCGACAGGCCGCGTTTGCCGTGGTTGGTGTTCTGGCGCTGATTGCCATCGTGCGCGTTTTGCCGGACAGCTGGTTTGGGGAGGATGTGCTTAGGATCTTCCTTATCGGCATGATGTTCTTGCTTCTGCTGGTGTTCTTGGTGGGCAGCGGCAGCCGTGGCGCCACGCGCTGGCTCAACATCGCCGGCATTCAGTTCCAGCCTTCCGAGTTTTTAAAGCCATTTGCCATTGCGTATTTGGCCATCATGCTCGACCGCTTCTTTTCGCCCGGTGGCAACATCAACGAATTCCTTCGCAAGATGGGCATCTACCTGGGCATTTCGCTCTTTCTGATCTTTATCCAGCCCGATTTCGGTACTGTCCTGATCATCCTGTTGACCCTCATGTGCATGGCGTTGTTTGCGGGTCTCGACCCCAGATTTATCATCGGCGTGCTAATCTTCGGCATTCTCGTGATCGTGATTGCGCTTGTCGCAGAGCCATACCGTATGGTGCGTATTCAGGTTGCCTTGAACCCTTGGGCCGACGAATATGGTGACGGCTATCAGGCCACGCTTGCCATCATGGCGTTTGCCTCGGGCGGTCTGTTCGGCCGTGGCATCGGCAACTCAACCATGAAGTACTCGTATCTGCCCGAGGCGCACAACGACTACATCCTGGCCATCATTGGCGAGGAAGTCGGTTTTGTCGGAACTGTGCTGTTCTTCTTGGTGTTTGCGATGCTGATCTACTCGGCGTTTCGCATTGCCGAGCAGGCGACCGATCGTCGGGGCGCGCTCATGGCGTCTGGCTCCGCAGTTATTCTCGCGGTGCAGTTTTTGATTAACGCGCTGGGCATCCTCAACGTATTTCCCATGACGGGCAAACCGTTGCCGTTTATTAGCTACGGCGGCTCTTCGATTATTGTGTCGCTTATGCTCGCCGGTCTGATCCTGCGCGTTTCGTATGAGAGCGCCCGTCGCGATGAGTACGACCGTCGCCGCGAGAGCTTTGCCGTTATGGATGAGAGTACCGCCGGCGTGCCCCACGTGCGCGGCGAGCGATCTTCGCGTAACGGCTTTACCGTTCTGGATGGCTCTGCGACCGAGCCGGCAGCCCGTCCACGTCCGCGAACGGCGCCGCAAGGTCGTCCGCAGCGCCCCAGCCCTCGCAACGCGGGCGGCGGATATAATCGAATCGATTTGAACTCGGACCCGTCGGCGCGTTTGCGCACCGACGACCAGGGACCGCGTGTACGAAGGGACTACCATGACCGATAA
- the murG gene encoding undecaprenyldiphospho-muramoylpentapeptide beta-N-acetylglucosaminyltransferase: protein MTDKMTVAIAAGGTAGHINPALALAEELRDRGHHVVFVGQSRKLEGRLVPEAGFDFVPITVTGFDRSRPWTALTSLWRVNKAKRALASHFSKVGKPDAAIGFGAYVEVPLLGWCKSAGVPYLLHEQNSVPGLANKMMNSHAARVCISVPAARAVFEREGNPGHVLMTGNPVRRSVIEGDRARGRKALGVPEDATLLLVFGGSLGAQHLNERVASLKNELLSRKSLYVLHSTGADGFEETERALALTPEEAKRYRVQPYIDNMGDMLAAADLVLSRSGASSVAEIAALAVPSVLVPYPHATADHQTTNARYLVDAGAGVLCADADIDGSAFADELLHLVDDAAARDAMRQAARGLAQDRAAALLADAVEGLR from the coding sequence ATGACCGATAAGATGACCGTTGCTATTGCAGCCGGCGGTACGGCAGGGCACATCAACCCCGCGCTTGCCTTGGCCGAAGAGCTGCGTGACCGTGGCCACCACGTTGTGTTCGTGGGCCAGTCGCGCAAGCTCGAGGGTCGTCTGGTCCCCGAGGCCGGGTTTGATTTTGTGCCCATTACGGTCACGGGCTTCGACCGCTCCCGTCCTTGGACGGCGCTGACCTCGCTGTGGCGTGTCAACAAGGCCAAGCGTGCGCTCGCCAGTCATTTCTCAAAGGTCGGCAAGCCCGATGCCGCCATCGGTTTTGGTGCCTATGTCGAGGTTCCGCTGCTGGGGTGGTGCAAGAGCGCGGGCGTTCCGTATCTGCTGCATGAACAGAACTCTGTTCCGGGCCTGGCCAACAAGATGATGAACTCCCACGCTGCCCGCGTGTGCATCTCGGTGCCGGCAGCGCGCGCGGTCTTTGAGCGCGAAGGTAACCCTGGCCACGTGCTCATGACCGGCAACCCCGTACGTCGCTCGGTGATCGAGGGCGATCGCGCTCGCGGCCGCAAGGCACTTGGCGTTCCCGAGGACGCTACGCTGCTGCTCGTCTTTGGCGGTTCACTTGGCGCTCAGCACCTCAACGAGCGCGTGGCTTCGCTCAAAAACGAGCTGCTTTCGCGCAAGAGCCTCTATGTGTTGCATTCGACGGGTGCCGACGGCTTTGAGGAGACCGAGCGCGCTTTGGCGCTGACGCCCGAGGAGGCGAAGCGTTATCGCGTCCAGCCTTACATCGACAACATGGGCGATATGCTGGCTGCTGCCGATTTGGTGCTCTCGCGTTCGGGCGCATCGAGCGTGGCCGAGATCGCTGCGCTCGCCGTGCCCTCGGTGCTCGTGCCGTATCCGCATGCGACGGCCGACCACCAAACCACCAATGCCCGTTATCTGGTCGACGCCGGGGCCGGTGTGCTCTGCGCCGATGCCGATATCGACGGTTCTGCCTTTGCCGATGAGCTGCTGCACTTGGTCGATGACGCGGCGGCGCGCGACGCCATGCGTCAGGCGGCACGTGGTCTGGCTCAGGATAGGGCCGCCGCTCTTCTGGCGGATGCGGTAGAGGGTTTGCGTTAG